The Opitutaceae bacterium genome includes a window with the following:
- a CDS encoding UDP-N-acetylmuramoyl-L-alanyl-D-glutamate--2,6-diaminopimelate ligase → MIGYLIQDSALINAFRAPATGGARRRTHSEQKVIKMAPKLSDFFSEDQVVAIKGSLERPISGLVMDSRRVVPGNLFFALPGLRTDGNGYVDEAVARGAVAVVTSKLPAAAPTKVTFIQVQDPRAELARVSQKYYRNPDREMAVVGVTGTNGKTTVTHLIKHFLNGDQKVGLIGTIHYDLGQRTVPSFKTTPESLDIYGMLSQMRDAGCKQAVMEVSSHGIDQKRVAGMSFGVAVFTNLTRDHLDYHKTMESYYEVKARLFNGCFGSAPKVAVINTDDPYGRRLVGEVAQETRIVTFGENAEALVRAEDVALGFKSTQFRLVWPGGSVLVESPLIGRYNVSNLLAAVATAWALGRDPMVILARLKAFKGVPGRMERIEEGQTFNVLVDYAHTDDALRNALGMLRTITPGRLLVVFGCGGNRDRTKRPLMTKAVQEVADFSFATADNPRNEALSQIFEDMRQGVTAPDKVAWIEDRRRAISLALDMAQPGDCLLIAGKGHESYQEFAGTVVPFDDRQVVRELIGLKRLKPGQA, encoded by the coding sequence ATGATTGGCTACCTTATCCAGGATTCAGCTCTCATAAACGCATTTCGCGCCCCGGCGACGGGGGGCGCTCGCAGGCGCACCCATTCAGAACAGAAAGTCATCAAGATGGCACCCAAACTCTCGGACTTCTTCAGCGAGGATCAGGTCGTTGCGATCAAGGGCAGCCTTGAACGCCCGATCTCGGGGCTGGTGATGGACAGCCGGCGCGTGGTCCCGGGCAACCTGTTCTTTGCCCTCCCGGGCTTGCGTACCGATGGCAATGGCTATGTCGACGAAGCGGTGGCGCGCGGCGCGGTGGCGGTTGTGACCTCCAAGCTCCCCGCGGCGGCCCCGACGAAAGTCACGTTTATTCAGGTGCAGGACCCGCGCGCTGAACTCGCGCGCGTATCGCAGAAGTATTACCGCAATCCCGATCGTGAAATGGCGGTGGTTGGTGTCACGGGCACCAATGGAAAAACGACGGTCACGCACCTCATCAAGCACTTCCTGAATGGCGACCAGAAAGTGGGCCTCATCGGCACCATCCACTACGATCTCGGCCAGCGCACGGTGCCCTCCTTCAAGACGACTCCGGAGTCCCTCGACATCTATGGCATGCTTTCGCAGATGCGCGACGCCGGGTGCAAGCAGGCCGTCATGGAGGTGAGCTCGCATGGCATCGATCAGAAGCGGGTTGCCGGGATGAGCTTTGGCGTGGCGGTGTTCACGAACCTGACACGCGACCACCTCGACTATCACAAGACGATGGAGTCGTATTATGAGGTGAAGGCGCGCCTGTTCAACGGTTGCTTCGGCTCGGCTCCCAAGGTGGCTGTGATCAACACCGACGACCCTTATGGCCGACGGCTCGTCGGTGAAGTGGCCCAGGAGACGAGAATTGTGACCTTCGGCGAGAATGCCGAGGCGCTTGTGCGCGCGGAAGACGTCGCGCTGGGCTTCAAGAGCACGCAGTTCCGGTTGGTGTGGCCTGGTGGCTCGGTGCTCGTGGAGAGTCCTCTCATCGGTCGCTACAATGTGAGCAACCTGTTGGCAGCCGTGGCGACCGCGTGGGCGCTCGGGCGCGACCCGATGGTGATCCTTGCCCGGTTGAAGGCGTTTAAAGGCGTACCGGGAAGGATGGAGCGCATCGAGGAAGGCCAGACGTTCAACGTGCTGGTGGATTATGCGCACACCGACGACGCCCTGCGCAACGCGCTCGGGATGCTTCGTACGATCACCCCCGGTCGGTTGCTCGTGGTGTTCGGTTGCGGCGGGAATCGCGATCGCACCAAGCGCCCGCTGATGACCAAGGCCGTTCAGGAGGTGGCCGACTTTTCTTTTGCGACCGCCGATAATCCACGGAACGAAGCGCTTTCCCAGATCTTCGAGGATATGCGGCAGGGAGTCACGGCTCCGGACAAGGTGGCGTGGATCGAGGATCGACGCCGTGCGATCAGCCTCGCCCTGGACATGGCCCAGCCCGGCGACTGCCTCCTCATTGCTGGCAAGGGGCATGAGTCGTATCAGGAGTTTGCCGGAACGGTCGTGCCGTTCGACGACCGCCAGGTGGTGCGTGAACTGATTGGCCTCAAGCGCCTGAAGCCCGGCCAAGCCTGA
- the murF gene encoding UDP-N-acetylmuramoyl-tripeptide--D-alanyl-D-alanine ligase, with translation MPLFSPDLLAAWSGGRWTVAPAADISGFTQDTRVLKAGDCFVALRTDKRDGHDFLKAAQDAGAVGAVVSRHVAASDMPQLVVAEPLLAWQAMAREHRKQFARTVVGVTGSCGKTSTKNLAALLLGGAPQVLATEGNFNNHLGVPLTLLKIDSAAHLAAVIEAGISGPGEMDVLGDMIRPDLGIVTLVGPAHLQELGGLEGVAREKSRLLHHVKRSGLAVIPAQCWDYAPFRDLPVPSLVVVPAGAPCGARWQVKLRVEHSSSGTVLWLDERRFTLGPVSPGMAQNAALALAAASELGVSDAQLQKALARYTPAALRGEVRREGGTWYYIDCYNANPASMRDALEAFRLNAPAGEPRLYLLGGMEELGGDAATHHRELGRKLAAGARDEVWIIGTHAAEVAGGLAESGSRAKVELLNDLAPIRERLRTFSGAALVKGSRRYALEQALPFSPPSH, from the coding sequence ATGCCGCTGTTTTCACCAGATCTTCTTGCAGCATGGAGCGGGGGACGCTGGACGGTGGCGCCGGCAGCCGACATTTCGGGCTTCACGCAGGATACCCGGGTGCTCAAGGCGGGTGATTGCTTCGTTGCGCTCAGGACGGACAAGCGGGATGGGCACGATTTTCTGAAAGCGGCGCAGGATGCGGGCGCGGTCGGGGCGGTGGTGAGTCGGCACGTTGCAGCCAGTGACATGCCCCAGTTGGTGGTGGCCGAGCCATTGCTTGCGTGGCAGGCGATGGCCCGGGAGCACAGAAAACAGTTCGCGCGGACTGTGGTGGGGGTGACAGGCAGTTGTGGGAAAACCTCCACTAAGAACCTCGCTGCTTTACTCCTTGGCGGAGCGCCCCAGGTGCTCGCGACCGAAGGCAACTTCAACAACCACCTGGGCGTGCCCCTGACGCTTTTGAAGATCGATTCGGCGGCGCACCTCGCCGCGGTCATAGAGGCGGGAATCAGCGGCCCGGGTGAAATGGATGTATTGGGTGACATGATACGCCCCGACCTGGGCATCGTGACCCTTGTCGGCCCGGCGCACCTCCAGGAACTGGGTGGTCTCGAGGGGGTGGCGCGCGAGAAGTCACGCCTCCTCCACCATGTGAAACGGAGCGGGCTGGCTGTGATCCCGGCGCAGTGTTGGGACTACGCCCCGTTCCGCGACCTTCCGGTGCCCTCGCTCGTGGTCGTACCCGCGGGTGCGCCTTGTGGAGCGCGCTGGCAGGTGAAGCTTCGGGTCGAGCATTCTTCCAGTGGAACCGTCCTTTGGCTGGATGAACGCCGGTTCACGCTCGGGCCCGTTAGCCCCGGAATGGCGCAGAACGCAGCGCTGGCCCTTGCGGCGGCATCCGAACTCGGTGTATCGGATGCGCAACTACAGAAGGCCCTTGCCCGCTACACGCCCGCGGCCCTCCGGGGGGAGGTTCGCCGGGAAGGCGGCACCTGGTACTACATCGACTGTTACAACGCCAATCCCGCCTCCATGCGCGATGCCCTCGAGGCCTTCAGGCTCAATGCGCCCGCGGGAGAGCCGCGGCTCTACCTGCTCGGCGGCATGGAGGAACTCGGCGGCGATGCTGCGACGCATCACCGTGAGCTGGGTCGAAAGCTGGCAGCCGGCGCCCGGGATGAGGTGTGGATCATCGGTACTCATGCCGCCGAAGTGGCCGGAGGGCTTGCAGAGTCAGGCTCCCGCGCGAAAGTTGAGTTGCTCAACGACCTGGCGCCGATTCGCGAGCGCCTCCGTACGTTTTCAGGTGCTGCCCTGGTCAAGGGGAGCAGGCGCTACGCCCTTGAACAGGCCTTGCCTTTTTCACCGCCCAGTCACTGA
- the mraY gene encoding phospho-N-acetylmuramoyl-pentapeptide-transferase, producing MLSYLADFEEYFGPLRLLRFITLRMLLAAGTATVIGFILGPWVIHRLKVLKFGQHYDDDRTGELAQKFDKKNTPTMGGLLIFAAVAGSSLLWARPNIWVLVALFVYTALTLVGFRDDYLKVVRRSRDGISSREKMFWQTAVTVVALVALLASDVSSNKIRELWVPFFKEPVFIFAGTAGLLALFALVFFWIVGFSNAINLTDGLDGLAIGCTIMVALTYGIMAYAAGNIRVADYLLISHVPGTGELAVVCAALVGAGVAFLWYNSHPAEVFMGDTGSLALGGLLGVIAFMVQQPLTLVIVGGVFVAEAISVMIQVSVFKYTKRRYGEGRRFFRMAPIHHHFQKLGWPETKVVARFWIISLLCALAGLGTLKLR from the coding sequence ATGCTCAGTTATCTTGCCGATTTTGAGGAGTATTTTGGACCGTTGCGCTTGCTGCGGTTTATCACGCTGCGGATGTTGCTCGCAGCCGGCACGGCCACGGTAATCGGCTTCATTTTGGGCCCGTGGGTAATTCACAGGCTCAAGGTGCTGAAATTTGGGCAACACTACGATGATGACCGCACAGGTGAGCTCGCGCAGAAGTTCGACAAGAAGAACACCCCGACGATGGGCGGTCTCCTGATCTTTGCCGCGGTGGCTGGCAGTTCCCTGCTTTGGGCGCGCCCGAACATCTGGGTCCTGGTTGCGCTATTTGTGTACACGGCGCTGACACTTGTGGGTTTCCGCGATGACTACCTCAAGGTGGTGAGGCGAAGCCGGGATGGCATCTCCTCGCGCGAAAAGATGTTCTGGCAGACGGCAGTGACGGTGGTGGCGCTGGTGGCGCTCCTGGCGAGCGACGTGTCGAGCAACAAGATTCGCGAGCTGTGGGTGCCCTTCTTCAAGGAACCTGTCTTCATCTTCGCAGGGACCGCCGGGCTTCTGGCATTGTTCGCGTTGGTGTTCTTCTGGATTGTCGGTTTCAGCAACGCGATCAACCTCACTGACGGGTTGGACGGGCTTGCCATTGGTTGCACCATCATGGTGGCGCTCACCTATGGCATCATGGCGTACGCGGCCGGCAATATCCGGGTGGCGGACTACCTCCTCATAAGCCATGTGCCGGGCACGGGGGAGCTTGCGGTCGTCTGTGCGGCGCTGGTCGGAGCGGGAGTGGCCTTTCTGTGGTACAACTCCCACCCCGCGGAGGTGTTTATGGGAGACACCGGCTCGCTGGCCCTGGGCGGGCTGCTAGGGGTGATCGCCTTCATGGTCCAACAGCCGCTGACACTCGTGATTGTCGGGGGAGTCTTTGTCGCGGAAGCGATTTCAGTGATGATACAGGTTTCGGTTTTCAAATACACGAAACGGCGTTACGGAGAAGGACGACGATTCTTTCGCATGGCGCCGATTCATCACCATTTTCAGAAGCTGGGCTGGCCTGAGACCAAGGTGGTGGCGCGCTTTTGGATTATTTCGCTGCTGTGTGCCCTGGCGGGCTTGGGGACCCTCAAACTACGCTGA
- the murD gene encoding UDP-N-acetylmuramoyl-L-alanine--D-glutamate ligase, with protein MPLHAPDLLQPLLTQPVAVFGGGVSGKAVLALLRRLGAVGTLFDEKQADARSSFGPVDAESNRLVIFSPGFRSDHPWLEEARRHGCTCMGELEFAGQFWRGAIVAITGTNGKTTLTEFLMHALRSVGREARATGNVGYSFSALVADTDGGEPQGVAVVEVSSFQAETFDRFRADAAIWTNFAEDHLERHPGMNAYFEAKWRLFDRTVGGIIVAGSSVQKYAAEFGRVLPADACVATEGQPADVLLAGTVFEHYPQRENFILAAAWWVRAGFSEMAIYEAARTFRLGRHRLQRVAEANGVTYWNDSKATNFHAVEGALGRFTAPVVLIAGGKGKGGDIASFAARIAPKVKAFVLIGETGDEMARACEQLGARHVQCASLAYAVQRASEFAHPGDHVLLSPGFASFDMFRNYEDRGAQFETLVTAFSHPAASPA; from the coding sequence ATGCCACTCCACGCTCCAGATCTCCTGCAACCTCTCCTGACCCAGCCTGTCGCCGTGTTTGGCGGAGGCGTAAGCGGCAAGGCCGTCCTCGCCCTCTTGCGCCGCCTAGGCGCCGTCGGCACACTCTTCGATGAGAAGCAGGCGGATGCACGCAGCTCGTTCGGCCCAGTGGATGCCGAATCGAATCGGCTCGTGATCTTCAGCCCCGGTTTCCGGAGCGACCATCCGTGGCTCGAGGAAGCTCGGAGGCATGGCTGCACGTGCATGGGCGAGTTGGAATTCGCCGGCCAATTCTGGCGGGGGGCAATTGTCGCCATCACTGGCACCAATGGTAAGACGACGCTCACAGAATTCCTGATGCACGCCTTGCGCAGCGTGGGCCGTGAAGCCCGTGCCACCGGCAATGTGGGATACTCCTTTAGCGCCTTGGTGGCTGACACGGACGGGGGCGAGCCGCAGGGCGTTGCGGTTGTGGAAGTGAGTTCCTTTCAAGCTGAAACGTTTGACCGTTTCCGGGCGGATGCGGCGATCTGGACAAACTTTGCGGAGGATCACCTGGAAAGGCACCCGGGCATGAATGCCTATTTCGAGGCGAAGTGGCGCCTGTTTGATCGGACCGTGGGCGGAATCATCGTGGCGGGGTCGAGTGTGCAGAAGTATGCGGCGGAGTTTGGCCGGGTGCTTCCGGCGGACGCCTGTGTGGCGACTGAGGGCCAACCTGCTGACGTTCTGCTCGCCGGGACGGTGTTCGAACATTACCCGCAGCGGGAGAATTTCATCCTGGCGGCGGCTTGGTGGGTGCGGGCTGGTTTTTCTGAAATGGCGATTTATGAGGCGGCACGCACGTTCCGCCTCGGACGTCATCGCTTGCAGCGGGTCGCCGAGGCCAATGGCGTCACGTACTGGAATGATTCGAAGGCGACCAATTTTCACGCGGTCGAGGGAGCCCTGGGTCGCTTCACCGCGCCTGTCGTCCTGATTGCCGGTGGCAAAGGTAAGGGTGGAGACATCGCCTCCTTTGCCGCGCGCATCGCTCCGAAGGTAAAGGCGTTCGTTCTGATTGGCGAGACGGGGGATGAGATGGCCCGCGCATGCGAGCAACTGGGCGCGCGTCATGTCCAGTGCGCTTCGCTTGCGTACGCAGTGCAGCGGGCGTCGGAGTTTGCCCACCCCGGCGATCACGTCTTGCTCAGCCCTGGATTTGCCAGCTTCGACATGTTCCGCAATTATGAGGACCGCGGAGCGCAATTCGAAACCCTCGTCACTGCATTTAGCCATCCGGCTGCTTCGCCAGCCTGA
- a CDS encoding LysM peptidoglycan-binding domain-containing protein, translating to MNILKIFGVVVAVHITAFLFVFAIPGCRSTTNRSSNQKPMVESKQNTLRIPGTGSPSRPPPVAATETGGPISASADAPVAEASGSTIVFPGARQNPIRPDSPEAQTTAPEPKTYTVAPKDSLWSIAKKHGVSEKDLAAANRLRTGAPLRVGQVLTIPLPPGMGPGEAVAAPTPTFVYKVRAGESLALIARRAGITTAELKAMNNLTSDIVRVGQELTLPAAVTAPKPEPAKAQKPGTIRHTVKPGESLGGIARRYGVPLREIATLNHIANPASLRVGTELVIPAPRGNGAATAAAPATQGSTPTTAATSVAPVQETSPATAAPAPTPTPRIEIPLVGPAPVESSPISPATDTPPVNPVDESGLVTPAKE from the coding sequence ATGAATATCCTAAAGATCTTTGGAGTCGTGGTCGCCGTGCACATCACGGCGTTCCTCTTTGTCTTTGCCATCCCCGGCTGTCGTTCGACAACCAATCGCTCTTCGAACCAGAAGCCGATGGTCGAAAGCAAGCAGAACACGCTCCGGATTCCTGGCACAGGCAGCCCGAGCCGTCCCCCTCCGGTGGCGGCGACGGAAACCGGCGGTCCCATCTCCGCAAGCGCCGACGCACCCGTGGCGGAGGCCTCTGGGAGCACCATCGTTTTCCCAGGAGCACGACAGAACCCAATCAGACCCGATTCGCCCGAGGCCCAGACAACCGCGCCCGAACCCAAGACGTACACAGTCGCGCCGAAGGACAGTCTTTGGAGCATCGCCAAGAAGCACGGCGTGTCCGAGAAGGACCTCGCTGCAGCAAACAGGCTCAGGACGGGAGCCCCCCTGCGCGTCGGGCAGGTGCTTACGATCCCATTGCCTCCGGGCATGGGACCCGGCGAAGCGGTGGCGGCGCCCACGCCGACCTTTGTGTACAAGGTGCGCGCGGGTGAAAGCCTCGCGTTGATTGCCCGCCGCGCCGGCATCACCACCGCCGAGCTCAAGGCGATGAACAACCTGACGAGCGACATCGTGAGGGTGGGACAGGAGCTCACGCTTCCCGCAGCCGTCACCGCGCCCAAGCCCGAGCCGGCAAAGGCGCAAAAGCCGGGCACGATCCGGCATACGGTTAAACCCGGTGAAAGCCTGGGCGGCATCGCTCGCCGCTACGGGGTTCCCCTCAGGGAAATCGCCACGCTCAACCACATTGCGAATCCTGCCTCGCTGCGCGTGGGAACCGAACTCGTGATTCCCGCACCTCGAGGCAACGGCGCCGCGACTGCGGCTGCACCCGCGACGCAAGGTTCGACCCCGACGACCGCAGCCACCTCGGTTGCGCCCGTGCAGGAAACCTCTCCTGCCACCGCCGCGCCAGCGCCGACGCCGACACCGCGGATTGAGATTCCGCTCGTCGGCCCCGCGCCTGTGGAAAGCAGTCCCATTTCACCGGCCACCGACACCCCGCCAGTCAATCCAGTCGACGAATCCGGACTCGTCACACCCGCAAAGGAGTAA